GATGCACAAAGGCTTCTGCAGCCACCCATACATGATTACCAATATTAATAGGACTAGCTACCAGTGGAAAACCTGGATTATTATAATCATGCGTGCCGGTACAAAGGTTTACTCCTTGAGATATAACGGCCCTGTAACCAATTGTTATTTTAGCCTGCGAATAGAGAACCGCTCCACTAGCTACACCACACTCATCTCCCAGCTCAAGATTCCACGGAGCCCAGATAGTTACACCCGGGTATACATGAACCCCTCTGCCCACTTTGGCACCGAAACTACGTAACACAAATGATCGCCAGCCGTGGAAAGGCCGGGGAGAGAATCTGAAAAAGAGTAGCGCTGCGATATTCCACCATGACCGCCTCAGTCGGTTTTTTAACGAGAAAGACGGCCCTGTAAAAGTATCATGATTTATCATTTAGCAACAGCAGCTAGTTACCCTTATATTCATTTAAGCCAACCAACAAATATATGTTTATTTGGCTGATATTCTATTAACAATCTATGCTCAAATGCCACCTGTAACGGTTTTAACATTCAAAAGGCATATTATTTTATAGCATTGGTAAATGCTATAGAAGAGCTGGTAATATGAAAGTTATCGTTAAAAATACGCAAGGCCTTGTTACCTGCCTCCCTACGCTGATCGGCAGATAATTCCAGCCAGCGCTTTAGCATTTGTATAGTACCACCAATGGTATCATCAGCAATAATACCGCCTCCGCCAGCTTCAATTTCCATATAGATATTGATCTGGTTTGATATAAGCACTGGCTTTGCGCAGGCCAGCGCCTCTACTACTGCTATCCCAAAATTTTCTTGATGACTGGGTAATATAAAGGCATCGCTGCAATATAATGCCCCCCATTTTGCATTACCATACAGCATGCCCGGAAAATACACCTTATCCTGCAACTGCGGATTGCTGTAGGCCATCTGGTGCACTTTTTTTCCAAAGCTGCTCACCAAACCCGGGCCGGCTATTACCAGTTTTGGCAACTGATAGCCAGTGGCAATCAACCTGGCATAAGCGTCTATCAGCAAATCCACACCTTTCTTTTCGTGGATACGGCTTAAGAAAAGCAGATATGGTTCATTCTCCACCTCCGGGCATTTCTCTAAAAAATCTGTCCGCATGGCATCGTTATATTCGGGCGGCGGTTTTATGCCATAACCAACATTAATTTCTTTTTTGGGGCGATATCCTTTAAAGGTTTCGCGGGCCAAAACCATTTCCATCTCGCAGGTAAACAACAAGCCATCTGCATCATTAACTACATATTTCTCAATCAACTCCCAATAAATCAGGTTACGGACGGCTTTTAATCGCCTGTCTGCAGCGCGTTGAAAGTAGGGATCGAGCATGCCATGCGGCATTACATATATTTTGGGCAACTTACGGCCATCATTCTTTTTGGCTATCTGCCTTTTTACAATGCGCATCGCCTTCCAGGCCGCGTAGCTTGAATAAAGCCACAAGCCATTAATAATCACCACATCAAAGTTGCAAAGATGCTCTATAAGCCACGGTAATAATTTGGGCGAGTACTGCCAGGCTGTTTTAACCGGTCCAAGGGCATATATCGGGAAGTCATCCATCCCCAGAAAAGCATTATCCGGACTATCCAGGCTTACTATCTCACGCTGCACGCCATACAGGTGCATCTCTGCATCGCTGCTGCGAATACCCTGGCAAGGGCCGCCACTTGTGGGATTCATGCTGGCAATAACGTGTAGTAACTTCATATCCAGACTAACCTCTTAGTAAACAAAACCATCTGTGCGGGTAAAATATTTGGCATCGGCAGGTATAGGCTGCAACGGCTTGGCCGGCACACCTCCATACAGCATCCACTCATCAGTATAGGCTTTATTGAGCATAGACTTAGCACCCAACACGCTACGGGCCGGTAATTGTGCACCACCCAACATCACCACATTGGTACCCACAAAAGTATATTCGCCAATAATAATAGGAGCACTATCCTGCCGGTTATCTACCACGTTAATAGAGTGTGTAAGAAACTGCGACCGGTAACCGGCAACAGTACTAAACCGGCCAATGGTTATTGTACTGGTACAATCAATATGATGATATTTGGTGACAGCCGCACACTCGCCAATAATCAATGCCGACCTGCGATCTGTCTGATGCGCAAAATGTTTAGAAGATGTATGAGTAGGGAAACCGGTAATCCAGTTACCGCGCGCCATTGATGCCTTAGCACCCATATCAACCAGATCAAGGTTTACCGCCACATTAAGATGACCTATACGGGCTCCCTCGGCCATCACCAACTTAGCGGGAAATATCCAGGCCAAACCGATGCGTGCCGTGGGATGTATTTCATATCCAAACCAGCGCTGCAGCGCTCTACGCCGCAACGGCCAGGGTAATAATACGGTGAAGAGCTTAAGTATCATCAAATTTCAGTTTTAGCCGAAAAACCCAAGTTATCTATTTTCTGCTCAACTATTACCTCGGCTATGGCCTTGCGCACTTCATCAACGGTAATAGAAAGTATACATTTTTTTTGCTGCGCAATACATTCTTCCAGCAGGCAACCGGCGCATTCCACCCGGTGATAAATGAGCTTATTAAAATCTCCGCGCGGAAACCACTGCCCAGGCAAATTACGGGCCGAGTAAATGGCCACACACGGCGTGCCGCCAGCAGCCGAAAGATGCATAGGGCCGCTATCATGACCGATAAATAGCTTCGCATGCTTCAATGCAGCACCCGACACCCGCGGCGATGTTTTACCGCACAGGTTTACGCCATCGCCATTCCAGCAATCTAATAACTTTTGCGCCCGCTCCCGCTCGTCTTCCGCACCCAACATAATAAGTTGCCAACCGGGCAAATCATCTTTCAAAGCTTTAAACAGCGCCAACCAATTATATTCCTCCCAATCATTAGGCTGCCTTTTGGTACCAGCACATGCAGCAAAAACAGGGCGATTTGGATCCAGCGTTTTAAGGACGTCAGCCGCTATGACTCGCTCTTGTTGGGTATAATGCAGATCCCAATATTTGTCGAGCGTCAGATCAATAGGGCCTAGTGATTCCAGCCTGCGTGCTATTCTGAGTGCTTCCCACTCCTGCTTACCGGTCTCATTGTCATAAGTCAATACCAGATCTTCAGTTGTCTCTGGAAACCCGTAAAACTGTTTGATACCTGCCGCTCTGAAAAATAGCTTATCACGCAGCACACCCAATTTGGTTGATCTTATCGTTTTGCGGATGCGGGTGGTGGTCAGGTTAACCATGGCATCAATTTTAAGTACCCTCAGTTGCCTGATGAGCCTGAGTAATACCAACGGGTTACGTGTAAACGATGGGTAATTAATAACCTGGTGAAAAAAGTAGCCCTCACCCAATACCGTTTGTGCCGCCGCAGCTTTACTGCTCGGCGGGCGATTAGCCAGTAAAATTAACTCGGCATCTGGAAATGCCTCTACAGCCTTATGAAAACCCGGCAAAGCGATAATCGTATCGCCCATACTGCCAATACGGTACACTAATACTCTTTTGCGTTTCACAGAATCCATTTTAAGCACCTGATTAAGTATAATTTACCTGTACGTCAGGTGATATCCAGCACCGATATCTTATTGCGCCTCAAAGAGGAAAGCATTAATCCGCCGATAATCGTAGAAAAACCAAGTGAAGTGGGCTGCCCCCACTGGCCTTGCAACAAGGTCAGAAACCCAAGACTAAGCAACATCCAAGGCAACAGATCACCAAATTGAATGCGCCTGTAGGCGGCAGCGAGCAACCTGATGCACATATGCGTGCGCACAAAAATAACGGTAAGCCCCAGTATGGTACCCAACTCACCTATCAACCTGCCCCATTCTTGCTCTGCAAACAAAAAGGTAACCTCGCCTGTAATTAGCCGGGCACCAACGTTGGTACCGGCACCAATGCCATAGCCAAAAAATGGCTGGTCAGACGATGTAACCGCTTGCAACATGCCCCCTAAAAAGCGATCGCCAATGGTACCCTCTAAACCGCCTTCTGTGGCGCCCGCGTCGTCTACCCTCGTAGTAAGCGCCTCTGTTGCCTGTTTAAAAAAGCTTACATTATTTAATAGCGATAGTATAATAATCAGACCGAATAAGGCAGCAAGCATTCTAATTAAATACGCTGGTCTTCTGGCTATTGGTATGGAAATAAATGCAATAGTTAATGCAGCCTGAAACACCAGCGTGCGGCTAATAGACAGCGGGATTGCAGCAATGGTACATGCGGTAGCGGCAATAAGCAACCATCTGGGTATACCTTTGGGACTAAACCAGAAATAAACCACAAAAACCTGCACAAAGCTCCAGAATTGAGTATTACCCGTTGTGAAAGAAAACACACCCGGCGGCCTGAAATAACCCAATGCGCCAGCAAAACCGGCACCAGCCATATCTCCCCCCACACCTCTATTTATAAATGACGATTGCGGGCTATAGAATTGAATAGTAATGAGCACCAGCATTGGCAATGACAGCCAAAGGAAAACCTTACCCATGTACAACACGTCTTCCCTGTTAAAAAAACGCCCCATCAAAAACATAAGCGGAAAGTGCAGAAACAATATCCTGGCGCCATACAAAGCAACCTCAATATTGCCATGCCCTACAGATAGGGCTGTAAACATACCTACAAAGCCCACAAACCATATCGTTTTGATATACCAGTTCATAGGCATTTCCTCGTTTTTCCAAGCCATTACCACCAGCCAAACAGCCAGCGGATCCCGCACTACCAACAATGGCGTTGCCAGGCCCGGAACAACCCATTTGCGCAAAGCACCTTCTGTAAGCAGCAGTATAAAATATAACCAAATGCCCTTGCGTATTAATGCAATATTGGTTTTACGCTTAGCCAGCGCGTTTTGTGATACGCCGCTTAAAGTGAAAGAATTTAACGGCTGTTCTGTAGCTGTACTCATATTTGCTATTCAAGCCTTTATTTAATATTCATAATTATTTCTGCCAGCTCTTTACTGTAAACCTGCCAGGTGCGCTTGCGGGCAGTTTCTATAGCCGCTTTACCTGCTTTAGCTATTAGCTCTGGCTTAACTAACAGGTTTTCAATAGATGTCTGTAACTCGTTAACAGATTCTGCAGGGGTAAACCAACCGTCGTGCCCATGGGTCATCACATCCGGCCCGGCGGTACGATCTGTAGTAATTACCGGCGTGCCTTGTGCCATAGCTTCAGTAATTACCAGACCAAAACCCTCAAACAACGACGGAAACACCAGCACATCATGCTCTCGCATGGTTTTTAATACCTGCGCGTGCGGCATGGTCTCAATCCAACGATGCCGGGCTAACGCTGCATCCAGCGCCGGGCAAACATCACATGTTTTACGACCTACCACGGTCAGTTCAACGCGATTGCCTATGCGGTCTACCGCCTCAAACAAATCGGCAATGCCCTTACGCTGCGATAGTCCGCCTACAAACAACAATTTGAGCGGACCGCGCCCCGAGGTATTGTAATCTCTTGCCGCGCCTACATCCGGAAAAGCGTAGGGCACCACATGCACAGGTGCAAGCTGGCCGCCCTGATATTCCTTTAACGTATTGGCTGTGAAAGAACTTGCCACGAAAATACGATCTGCCAGCCTTAATTCTTCATCTTTGTTTGACAATTTTGCCACCGAGTCTTTAAAAGCCGTTAGTGTTGGTGCCCATTCCGGCCTGGTATCCAGTGCGTTTTGCATTAATCGCCGCGCCGCGCGCCAGTAACCAATAGGCAAATCATACAGACATTTTATATCCAATTGCTTTGCCCGCGCGAATGATAACAGCGCCCCATCTTCGTAAGCATAAACTGCGTCAATACCTCGTTTTAGCGAAGCCGCTGTTTTTTTATCATTATACCGATAAACTGCGTCAACACTAAACATTCCTGTCTCATGCGTAATTATGTTACGCATCCCCAGCTTGTCTGCCACCAGGCGGCCTGTTTCTTTAAGCGGCCACATGTGGGTTAATGGTTGCAGGCTTTTATCAAAACTTCGCCTGCGTAATTCAGACAACGGACCGATGCCCGCCAGTTTATCCAGCGCCGATCCCTCAAAACAGGCAATAGCCGTGTGAAAAGCTTGGAGCGCATGCGCATCGTTCAGCCCCTTTAGTGCGGCCCGCACAAATTCATTTCCCGTTGGATGTGAAAATACAACCTTCATTCTCCTTGGGGATTTAAAAATTGCGACATCACCTGCAGGTTCTTCTCTCCAAAATAAACCACCCTGGCCCGTTGCCATTTGTCCGTATCAAAACTAATCCGGCTAACAGCTTCCAAAGCGGCAAAACCAGCGCGCTGATCGCCCGAATTCCACATGGCGCCTATACCTGTATCTTTTAAGAATGAAGATAGCGTACTATCTGCCGGACCATGACCTAATACCGGTCGCCCCGCTTGCAGGTAGCTGGTTAGCTTGGTAGGCAAACTGGTTGCTCCAAATATTTTTAACGCCGGTGCAAACGGATACATGGCATAAACAAAAGCGCACTGCGAAAGTTCTGGCAGCGCTTTATCCTCAGGCAAGGTTGGATAAAAAGTGATATTGCCCTGCAATGCACCCGGGATATCACCCATACTTAAATGGCAACCCCACATTTTTAACATAGCCGTTTGCCCTTTTGATTGAGCAAACTGCACCAACATAGACAAAAACGATACAAAATCTTTTTTATCATAGATAGACCCTATGTGCCCGACAACCAATTGCGTAGCATCAGCAGATGCTTTATAAGGATGCCGCGCAATGGCATCAGCAGGCAAGTAACGATGACAAACTATTGTCTCAACACCGCACATCTTTTGGTAGTACGCCTGCATCCCGGTGCTAATCACATCTACCGACGCAGCGTGTTGCAATACCCAGACAGTCAACTTATCGGCTGCCCGTTTCATGTATTTATAACGTACAGAACGTGCGCAAAGGGCACCGGCCCAGTCATCATGCACGGTAACATGTACCGGGCGACTGGTTTGACGTTTAATCAGTTCTGCCGCCACACGCAAACCTTCGTTATGGGTAACAATCCAATAAGCATCGCAATTGGCTTGAAGCAGAGCGTTAACAATCGCATCAACCTCGGGTACTTGCTGTTGTTTCAGCATTTTGCGGGTAGCGATTATATCTTTTAAGATAGCCCCCCCCATAATACCCCTACCCAGATATCCTTTTTCATAACCAGCAGCCACGCTGCCTGCAACGTAATACCAGTCAAAGCTCAACTCGCTCAAGTGAGCAGTGAGGCTTCGCAGTATTACGCCGCCACCGCCGGTTTGCGGCGAGTGTGCGGTAAAAAGGCATATTTTTCTTTTCATTCAGTAACTCATTTTTGGGCCGGCAAACCAGCTATTAGTTGCGCAGCCACCTGCTGTACCTGGTTAGCATTTGGCATGTAACGAATGCTCTGCTCCAGGCAGGCGTTAAAATTACTGCCGTTGTATTTTACTATTCCCTGCGGCATGGGCTGTTCCGACACGCCAAAAGGCGTCCATGGTTTTGAGAGCGATATCACCGGCAAGCCATGATTACGCATGGCTGCGAACGCTCCGCTCTTCTCTACAACCGCTAAGCCAGTGGTTGATATACCCGCCGTGGCAGATGACAACAAAGCCGATATCTTTTCGGTACTTTGCTCGCCCAATACTTCGGCTTGTAAGCCGGCGGCTTGCCATTTTTGGGCCCATTGATATTGCTCTTCTCCACAACGGCCAACAAACAGCAGTTGCAGGGTCATACCTGTTTCTGAAGCATATCGCGCTGCTTCGGCCGCAAAAGCGTCTATTAATCCGCCTGAGTGTATGGCGCCGAAGAGTACAAAAGTAATATCGGTCCTCAGTTCCAGCTTTTCTCCCGTCACCGGGATATTGCCAAACAGCGGCAGGTAACCAGCCTTAACCCCCAACTTCTTTAACTGGGCCTGGTATAACATGGTCTGAGTATGAACCGCTTTCGGATCTAGTTTCTTCAGCAAACCTCTAATAAGATATTGCTGCGCTTTGCCCCACCAGATCAACTTAGCCGATTCTTCTTCGGCCATGCCTACCCATAACTCATGAAACATCACATGCCAGCGGATGTTACCTGATATTGATTTCAGCTCATTCCCCAAGCCTCGCTTTAATCCTTTAGGATGAAAACCAAAAGGCACATATTGCAAGCTCAGCCAATCAGGGGCGGCTTCGCCTATATATTTTTTTGCAAACCATAATCGCTCATTTGTTGATAGCGATGCCGGGATGCGTAATGTTTTTATATCGATGCCATCTGCACTTTGGTTGGCATTGGTCACTTCATCCACAGCGTGATCGTTTATTGCCAATATCCCCGCCTCATGCCCCAAACAAATTAGCGCTGCTGCTAACCGGCGACTGTAATCGCCTACTCCATCCCGGCCTGGTTCGGCAGAAGCACATATAAAAATGATCTTCATTGCAGTAACCGGCGATAAGAGAGTTGATAAGTAAGGTGATGATTACGCTGTTTAATTACTTTGGCCGGCACTCCTGCAACCACATCAAACGGGGCTACATCGCGCGTTACAACGGCTCCGGCAGCCACTACGGCGCCTTTGCCAATAGTTATACCGGGCATAATCATGGCGCGGGTACCTATCCAAACATAATCCTCAATAGTAACCGGTCGCTCTCGGCCGGCAAAATCAGGGGAGTTTATATCATGATCGGCAGAAAGAATAATGGACTCATGCGATATAGACACATTGCTGCCAATGCTGATGCCTCCTTTATTATCCAGCCGGCATTTACCGTTAATAACGCTATTGGCACCAATGGCAATGCTGCGGGTACAATCAAACGTACAATCCATCAATATGGCCGTTCCTTTACCAATGCGGTATTGCATCACCTTGCGGTAATAAAACAAACGAACGGTATGACTGGGGATGCGGCTCACCACCCGGTTGCAAATAAATATTCTCAGCTCTGCTAAAAAATGCCTCATCTGTCAACACCTGTTAAGTCTCCGGCCCAAAACCGTTGTTGGATAGTTTTTAAGTCAAACCGGTTACGCGCCAGTTCTTTTGCCCGGATTGAAACCTGCTCGCCACTACTTAGCAATGCACGTAAGCTGGCAACCAGATCATCCGTATCCAATGCTCCGCAGCAAATGGCAGCCTGGTTATTCTTCAGCAAATGACAAGCGGCGCTATCTGCCGGACCATGATATAGTATAGCGCCCGGCGCCCCCAGATAGCCTACCATTTTGGTGGACAAGCTATACAGGTAAAAATCGGGCGTGGTAAATTTTATAGGAAGATACAAAATATCGGCGGCATCCAACTCGGCCTTCAAATCGGCATTATTGAGCGTAACCGGACGATAATCGACCTCAAATTGTCTGTCGTTCAACTCGTTTAACTGTTGGGTACCACGCAGAACCAGTTTAAACTGCAGGCCGTCATTACTCAACCTATCGAGCGCGTCGGCCAGGGTTTTAAACAGTGGGATATAGTGCAGGTGCAGCAATCCCGCAAAGTAAATATTTATAGGAACACCAATTTGTGCCGAAGGTTGCCTGATTTCCTGCGCCTCTACCCCATCGGTTATGATCTCATATTGGGCTTCACCAAAAAGCCGGCTGTACGCTGCAGCAATCTCCTCCGAGATCACTAAACGGCGGGTAGCATGCTGCCATAACCTGCGCGTGTTTTCGGCGTTACTTTTGGTGGTGTTAAAATGATCATGAAACGATACCCAAAGCTGCTTGCCCTCCAAAAACTCATCAACACATAGCGCTGCACAATAC
This region of Mucilaginibacter yixingensis genomic DNA includes:
- a CDS encoding glycosyltransferase produces the protein MKLLHVIASMNPTSGGPCQGIRSSDAEMHLYGVQREIVSLDSPDNAFLGMDDFPIYALGPVKTAWQYSPKLLPWLIEHLCNFDVVIINGLWLYSSYAAWKAMRIVKRQIAKKNDGRKLPKIYVMPHGMLDPYFQRAADRRLKAVRNLIYWELIEKYVVNDADGLLFTCEMEMVLARETFKGYRPKKEINVGYGIKPPPEYNDAMRTDFLEKCPEVENEPYLLFLSRIHEKKGVDLLIDAYARLIATGYQLPKLVIAGPGLVSSFGKKVHQMAYSNPQLQDKVYFPGMLYGNAKWGALYCSDAFILPSHQENFGIAVVEALACAKPVLISNQINIYMEIEAGGGGIIADDTIGGTIQMLKRWLELSADQRREAGNKALRIFNDNFHITSSSIAFTNAIK
- a CDS encoding glycosyltransferase family 9 protein, producing MKRKRVLVYRIGSMGDTIIALPGFHKAVEAFPDAELILLANRPPSSKAAAAQTVLGEGYFFHQVINYPSFTRNPLVLLRLIRQLRVLKIDAMVNLTTTRIRKTIRSTKLGVLRDKLFFRAAGIKQFYGFPETTEDLVLTYDNETGKQEWEALRIARRLESLGPIDLTLDKYWDLHYTQQERVIAADVLKTLDPNRPVFAACAGTKRQPNDWEEYNWLALFKALKDDLPGWQLIMLGAEDERERAQKLLDCWNGDGVNLCGKTSPRVSGAALKHAKLFIGHDSGPMHLSAAGGTPCVAIYSARNLPGQWFPRGDFNKLIYHRVECAGCLLEECIAQQKKCILSITVDEVRKAIAEVIVEQKIDNLGFSAKTEI
- a CDS encoding glycosyltransferase family 4 protein — translated: MKVVFSHPTGNEFVRAALKGLNDAHALQAFHTAIACFEGSALDKLAGIGPLSELRRRSFDKSLQPLTHMWPLKETGRLVADKLGMRNIITHETGMFSVDAVYRYNDKKTAASLKRGIDAVYAYEDGALLSFARAKQLDIKCLYDLPIGYWRAARRLMQNALDTRPEWAPTLTAFKDSVAKLSNKDEELRLADRIFVASSFTANTLKEYQGGQLAPVHVVPYAFPDVGAARDYNTSGRGPLKLLFVGGLSQRKGIADLFEAVDRIGNRVELTVVGRKTCDVCPALDAALARHRWIETMPHAQVLKTMREHDVLVFPSLFEGFGLVITEAMAQGTPVITTDRTAGPDVMTHGHDGWFTPAESVNELQTSIENLLVKPELIAKAGKAAIETARKRTWQVYSKELAEIIMNIK
- a CDS encoding glycosyltransferase; this encodes MKIIFICASAEPGRDGVGDYSRRLAAALICLGHEAGILAINDHAVDEVTNANQSADGIDIKTLRIPASLSTNERLWFAKKYIGEAAPDWLSLQYVPFGFHPKGLKRGLGNELKSISGNIRWHVMFHELWVGMAEEESAKLIWWGKAQQYLIRGLLKKLDPKAVHTQTMLYQAQLKKLGVKAGYLPLFGNIPVTGEKLELRTDITFVLFGAIHSGGLIDAFAAEAARYASETGMTLQLLFVGRCGEEQYQWAQKWQAAGLQAEVLGEQSTEKISALLSSATAGISTTGLAVVEKSGAFAAMRNHGLPVISLSKPWTPFGVSEQPMPQGIVKYNGSNFNACLEQSIRYMPNANQVQQVAAQLIAGLPAQK
- a CDS encoding glycosyltransferase gives rise to the protein MKILSYQPFSLFANGGGNRILRRLYQGKEAKVVSLVIDGFSSVLPNGNIKETLVPAMPVHRPWMRWRLRNLGMWLRDVFFHGLTTRRIRKAARQMDYEVIHVVDHGPYCAALCVDEFLEGKQLWVSFHDHFNTTKSNAENTRRLWQHATRRLVISEEIAAAYSRLFGEAQYEIITDGVEAQEIRQPSAQIGVPINIYFAGLLHLHYIPLFKTLADALDRLSNDGLQFKLVLRGTQQLNELNDRQFEVDYRPVTLNNADLKAELDAADILYLPIKFTTPDFYLYSLSTKMVGYLGAPGAILYHGPADSAACHLLKNNQAAICCGALDTDDLVASLRALLSSGEQVSIRAKELARNRFDLKTIQQRFWAGDLTGVDR